In Pirellulaceae bacterium, one DNA window encodes the following:
- a CDS encoding NADH-quinone oxidoreductase subunit C — protein sequence MNESTIGAIQSRFERVIHSEFRDQSRVVAAVADSPQIFQFLKDELGFDLLVDITCVDYLHFRQAEHRFGLVYLLAKSDVGERLTIRLMLDEPHLNVSSVVSLWQAANWMEREIWDMFGIRFDGHPDLRRILLPDEFTAHPLRKDYPLQGRGERHNFPVITRHEA from the coding sequence ATGAACGAATCCACCATTGGAGCGATCCAATCGCGATTCGAGCGTGTGATCCACAGCGAATTCCGCGATCAGAGTCGTGTTGTCGCCGCGGTAGCCGACTCTCCTCAGATCTTTCAGTTTCTGAAAGATGAGCTCGGTTTTGATCTGCTAGTGGACATCACATGTGTGGATTATTTGCATTTCCGCCAAGCGGAACACCGGTTCGGTCTCGTTTATCTGTTGGCAAAGTCGGATGTGGGGGAGCGTTTGACGATCCGCTTGATGTTGGATGAGCCTCATTTGAACGTCAGTTCGGTCGTCTCATTGTGGCAAGCAGCCAACTGGATGGAGCGCGAGATTTGGGACATGTTCGGGATCCGTTTTGACGGTCATCCGGATCTGCGTCGAATCCTGCTGCCCGACGAGTTTACCGCACATCCGTTGAGGAAAGACTATCCCCTGCAAGGGCGAGGTGAGCGGCATAATTTTCCTGTCATCACCCGACACGAAGCGTAG
- the nuoD gene encoding NADH dehydrogenase (quinone) subunit D, protein MPIVAADPSKHSDTSQDYLWTLNFGPQHPATHTTLRIVLKLDGERVVEAVPDIGYLHSGFEKIAEELDYNQYVTVTDRMNYISPMANNVAWHHSVEQLLGIEITPRCKYIRVIIAELARISDHLLSVGAMGLDTGAFTFFLYAFYQRERIYDIFESLCGARFTNSYTRVGGVSHDMTPLVIEKIRSFLQDFPRTLDDMGRLLNRNRIFVDRTKGVGMLTKAEATNRSASGPVARASGVTRDLRKDEPYLSYGDFDFQVCCAKAGDCFARYYVRMEEIRESLKIVSQAVENLPAGPVNIGVDDRAALPEKQQVYQTIEGTITHFELVMANRGIEVPQEESYAATEAPNGELGFYIVGDGSNVAYRARCRPPSFMHFAMFPHLIHGHTLSDVVAVLGSLNIIAAELDR, encoded by the coding sequence ATGCCCATCGTAGCCGCCGATCCCAGCAAGCATTCGGATACCAGCCAGGATTACCTGTGGACACTCAACTTTGGTCCTCAGCACCCTGCCACGCACACCACCTTGAGGATTGTGCTGAAACTGGATGGGGAACGTGTGGTGGAGGCTGTGCCTGACATTGGCTATCTGCACTCCGGTTTTGAGAAAATTGCGGAGGAGCTGGACTACAATCAATATGTGACCGTGACAGACCGGATGAATTACATCTCTCCGATGGCCAATAATGTGGCGTGGCATCATTCGGTCGAGCAGTTGTTGGGAATCGAGATCACGCCGCGGTGCAAATACATCCGCGTGATCATTGCCGAACTCGCTCGGATTAGTGACCACTTGTTGTCTGTGGGGGCGATGGGGCTCGACACGGGGGCGTTCACTTTCTTTTTGTATGCCTTCTATCAACGCGAACGCATCTACGACATTTTTGAATCGCTGTGCGGAGCCCGTTTTACCAACAGCTACACGCGTGTCGGTGGAGTCAGTCACGACATGACCCCGTTGGTGATTGAGAAAATTCGCAGTTTTCTGCAGGATTTTCCTCGTACCTTGGATGACATGGGACGCTTACTCAATCGCAACCGCATCTTTGTTGATCGGACCAAAGGCGTCGGCATGCTGACGAAAGCGGAGGCGACCAATCGCAGTGCGAGTGGTCCCGTGGCACGGGCGAGTGGAGTCACTCGTGATTTGAGAAAAGACGAACCCTATCTCTCCTACGGAGACTTCGATTTTCAAGTTTGTTGTGCGAAGGCCGGTGACTGCTTTGCTCGTTATTACGTGCGAATGGAAGAAATTCGGGAAAGTCTGAAGATCGTTTCGCAAGCCGTGGAGAATCTACCGGCCGGTCCCGTCAATATTGGCGTTGATGATCGGGCGGCTTTGCCGGAAAAACAGCAGGTCTATCAAACCATTGAGGGCACGATCACGCATTTCGAATTGGTGATGGCGAACCGGGGCATCGAGGTTCCGCAGGAGGAATCCTACGCAGCCACCGAGGCACCCAATGGCGAATTAGGTTTTTACATTGTCGGTGACGGAAGCAATGTGGCTTATCGGGCTCGTTGCCGTCCGCCGTCGTTCATGCATTTTGCGATGTTTCCTCATTTGATTCACGGTCACACACTGAGCGACGTGGTCGCTGTACTGGGAAGTCTAAACATTATTGCGGCTGAGTTGGATCGATGA